TAGTTGCTCATGTCTCCCGCCTTCTCGGCTGCCGATGCTCGTCGCGCCGGCCGATGCCGACCGTGCGCCACACCGTCGATGCTGCCGGGGCGGCGCGCCCGCCGGTAGGGGTGTCGCCCTTGGGAGGGCACAAGGCGTCCTTGTGGCCAGGGCGGCGGGACCGCGGGTGTCTATCCCGTGTCGAGGGCGGCGATGTGGGCGAGCAGGTCGCGCACGGCGCCGGCCGGGGGGGTGCGCCCGCCGAGCCAGATCGCGCGCAGCTCGCGGCGCAGGTCCAGCCCGGCGACCGCGACCGCTCGCAGCCGCCCGACGGCCAGATCCTCGGCCACCGCCAGCCGGCTCATCACCGCCGGTCCGGCACCGGCGAGCACCGCGCCGCGCACCGCGGTGGCCGAGGACAGCTCCAGCACCGGATCGGCCGGGGGCCTCGCGGCGCCCAGCTCCGCCCGCAGCGCCACCGTCAACGAGTCGCGGGTCCCCGACCCGGGTTCGCGGGTGACCAGCGGGGTGCGCGCGAGCTCGGCGGCGCTCACGCCGGCCGCGCGCCGCGTCCAGCGGTGCTCGGGCGGGACGATCACGACGAGGTCGTCGCAGGCGACCACCCGACTGCGCAGCCCGGCGGGCACCCCGGGGCGTTCGATGAACCCGAGGTCGGCGGTCGCGTCGCGGACCGCCGCGATCACGTGGTCGCTGTTGGTGGCGGTGAGCACCACCTGCGGCACGGCGGTGCCCCGGCGGGTGGCCGCGGCGCGCAGCGACACCAACCACCGGGGCATCAGGTGCTCGGCGATCGTCAGGCTCGCCGCCACCGTGACCCGTTGGCGGCTCTCGGTGCGCAGCGACGCCAGCCCGGCATCGACGTGGTGGGCGACGTCGAGGAGCCGGTCGGCCCACTCGGCGACGACCGCCCCGGCCGCGGTCAGCGTCGACCCGCGCGCGGTGCGCACCACCAGCTGCACCCCGGTCTGGGACTCCAACGAGGTCAGCCGGGCCGAGACCGCCTGCTGGGTCAGCCCGAGCTCACGGCCCGCCGCGCTGAGGCTGCCGGTGCGGGCCACCTCCAACAGCACCGCGAACGCGGCGAGCTCGGGCATCCGCGAACTCAGCCTCATCCGGCCATCCAAACACGAATACCGCGCCGGCCCGCAGATCCGGTCTTGCCACGCCCCCACCCAGTTACTAGGATGTCCTAGTAACTTCTCGTAATCGATTTCACTCCCCCGGGACGGCCATGACACGACAGATCGACCACTTCCTCGACGGGCGGGCGAGCGCCGGCACGTCCGGGCGCACCGCCGAGGTGCTCAACCCCAGCACCGGTGCGGTGCAGGCCACCGTGGCGATGGCCAACGCCGCCGACGTCGACGCCGCGGTCGCCTCGGCGGCGGCCGCCCAGCGCGGCTGGGCGGCGACCAACCCGCAGCGCCGCGCCCGGGTGCTGATGCGCTTCGTCGAGTTGGTCAACGCCCACGTCGACGAGCTCGCCGAACTGCTCTCCCTCGAGCACGGCAAGACCCTCGTCGACGCGCGCGGCGACATCCAGCGCGGCATCGAGGTCATCGAGTTCTGTGTCGGCATCCCGCACCTGCTCAAAGGCGAGTACACCGAGGGCGCCGGTCCGGGCATCGACGTGTACTCGCTGCGCCAGCCGCTCGGCGTGGTCGCCGGGATCACCCCGTTCAACTTCCCGGCGATGATCCCGCTGTGGAAGGCCGGCCCGGCGCTGGCCTGCGGCAACGCCTTCATCCTCAAGCCCTCCGAACGGGACCCGTCGGTGCCGGTGCGCCTCGCCGAGCTGTTCGTGCAGGCCGGCCTGCCGCCGGGGGTGTTCCAGGTCGTCCACGGCGACAAGGAGGCCGTCGACGCGCTGCTGCACCACCGCGACGTCGCCGCGGTCGGGTTCGTCGGCAGCTCCGACATCGCCCAGTACATCTACGCCACCGCCGCGGCCGAGGGGAAGCGCGCCCAGTGCTTCGGCGGGGCGAAGAACCACATGATCGTCATGCCCGACGCCGACCTCGACCAGGCCGTCGATGCGCTGATCGGCGCCGGCTACGGCAGCGCCGGGGAACGCTGCATGGCGATCAGCGTGGCCGTGCCGGTGGGCGCGGAGACCGCCGATCGGCTGCGCGCCCGGCTGGTGGAGAAGATCAGCGAGCTGCGGGTCGGCCACAGCCACGACCCCAAGGCCGACTACGGGCCGCTGATCACCGCCGCGGCCCGCGACCGGGTGCGCGACTACATCGGTGCGGGCGCGGCCGCCGGCGCCGAGCTGGTGGTCGACGGCCGGGACCGGGCCAGCACCGATCTGCAGTTCGGCGACGACAGCCTCGAGGGCGGCTTCTACCTCGGGCCGACCCTGTTCGACCACGTCACGCCGCAGATGTCGATCTACACCGACGAGATCTTCGGCCCGGTGGTGTGCATCGTGCGCGCCGACGACTACGAGGAGGCGCTGCGGTTGCCCTCCGAGCACGAGTACGGCAACGGGGTGGCGATCTTCACCCGCGACGGCGACGCCGCCCGCGACTTCACCGCCCGGGTGCAGACCGGCATGGTCGGGGTCAATGTGCCGATCCCGGTGCCGGTGGCCTACCACACCTTCGGCGGCTGGAAGCGATCCGGCTTCGGTGACCTCAACCAGCACGGCACCGCGTCGATCCAGTTCTACACCAAGGTGAAAACCGTCACCCAGCGCTGGCCGTCGGGCATCAAGGACGGGGCCGAATTCCACCTGCCCACCATGCAATAGCCGTGATGAGCAGCTTCGAGCTCGATGCCGACGAACGGGTGATCACCGAGACGGCGGCCGCGTTCGCCGCCAAACGGCTGGCCCCGCACGCCCTGGACTGGGACGCCGAGGGACACTTCCCGGTCGCCGAGCTGCGGGCCGCCGCCGAGCTGGGGATGGCGGCGCTGTACTGCCGCGAGGACGTCGGCGGCAGCGGGCTGCGCCGCCTCGACGCGGTGCGCATCTTCGAACAGCTCGCGACCGCGGACCCGACGGTGGCGGCGTTCCTGTCCATCCACAACATGTGCGCCTGGATGGTCGACCGGTTCGGCACCGACGAGCAGCGCAGCGCCTGGGTGCCGCGGCTGGCGTCGATGGAGGCGATCGCCAGCTACTGTCTCACCGAGCCGGGCGCCGGCTCGGATGCGGCGGCGCTGAGCACGCGCGCGGTCCGCGACGGCGACCACTGGGTGCTCGACGGGGTCAAGCAGTTCATCTCCGGGGCGGGCAGCTCCGATGTCTACCTGGTGATGGCACGCACCGGCGAGCCGGCGGCCGGGCCGCGCGGCATCTCGGCGTTCCTGGTCGAAAACGGCACCCCGGGGCTGAGTTTCGGCGCCCAGGAACACAAGATGGGCTGGCACGCCCAACCGACCGCGCAGGTGGTGTTCGACGGGGTGCGGGTGCCCGCCGACGCCCTGCTCGGCGGCCCCGACCAGGGCGGCGGTGAGGGCGCCGGCTTCGGGATCGCCATGCAGGGGCTCAACGGCGGCCGGCTCAACATCGCGGCCTGCTCGCTCGGGGGCGCGCAGAGCGCCTACACCCGCACCGTCGACTACCTGGCCGACCGGCAGGCCTTCGGCGCCGCGCTGCTCGACGAGCCGACCATCCGGTTCACCCTGGCCGACATGGCCACCGCGCTGGAGACCTCCCGGCTGCTGCTGTGGCGGGCGGCCGACGCCCTCGACGCCGACGCGCCGGACAAGGTCACCCTGTGCGCGATGGCCAAGCGTTACGTCACCGACGCCTGTTTCGACGTCGCCGACCAGGCGCTGCAGCTGCACGGCGGCTACGGTTACCTCCGCGAGTACGGGTTGGAGAAGATCGTGCGTGACCTGCGGGTGCACCGCATCCTGGAGGGCACCAACGAGATCATGCGCGTGGTGATCGGGCGGGCCGAGGCGGCACGCGTCCGCACCGGCTAGCCCCCTCACACCAGTTGCGGCGAAGGAGAACGATGACACAGACGGCCACGGTGGCTTTTCTCGGGTTGGGCCACATGGGTGCCCCGATGGCGGCGAACCTGGTCGCCGCCGGCCACGTGGTGCACGGTTTCGATCCTGCACCCGCGGCGTTGGCCGCCGCCGTCGAGCGCGGGGTGGTCTCCTTCGACTCGGCGACCGCGGCGGTCGCCGGTGTCGAGGTGGTGATCACCATGCTGCCCGACGGCGCGGCGGTGCGGCGCTGCTACGAGGAGATCCTGCCGGCGGTGTCCGCGCAGACGCTGTTGATCGACTCCTCGACGATCTCGGTCGACGACGCCCGCGCGCTGCACGCGCTGGCCGGTCGCCACGGCCCGGCCCAGGTCGACGCGCCGGTCTCCGGCGGGGTGCCCGGCGCGGCGGCCGGCACGCTGGCGTTCATGATCGGCGGGCAGCCCGACGCGGTCGCCCGGGCCCGCCCGGTGCTGGCGCCGATGGCCGGCAAGGTCATCCACTGCGGGGCCAGCGGCACCGGCCAGGCCGCCAAGATCTGCAACAACATGGTGTTGGCGGTGCAGCAGGCCGCGGTCGCCGAGGCGTTCGTGCTCGCCGAGCGACTCGGCCTGTCGGCGCAGTCGTTGTTCGACGTGATCACCGGGGCGACCGGCAACTGCTGGGCGGCGCACACCAACTGTCCGGTACCCGGGCCGGTGCCGAGCTCGCCGGCCAACCACGAGTTCGCGGCCGGGTTCGCCACCGCCTTGATGAACAAGGACCTCGGGTTGGCGATGGACGCGGTGGCCTCCACCGGCGCGCGGGCCCCGCTGGGCCGCCACGCCGCCGACATCTACGCCGAGGTGGCCCGCGAGCACCCCGACGACGACTTCAGCGTGGTGATCACGACGCTGCGCTGAGCCCCCGGTCGGTCAGCCAGCGGCGGCGCAGCTGCTGACAGCCGGCCGCCAGCAGCGGGCCGGTGTCGTCGACGTCACCGTCGTAGCCGCGGCGCACCGCGGCCGCATCCGTCGACTGCGGGGCGCGGTCGGCGGTGATCACCACCGCCGGCAGCCCCGCCTGGGCCGCCGAGCGCAGACCCCGCTCGGTGCCGACCACCGCCAGCGCCTGCTCGGGGGCGATCCCGAGCTCCCACAGCGCCAGCCGGTGGGCCTCGGTGCGCCGCCGCGCGCAGCCGTCGGGCAGGTCGTCGCCGGTCACCAGGGTCTCGACCAGGCCGTCGCCGAGGAGCTCACGCACCATGGTCTGGGCGCGCCGGCGCCGCCCGGTGCTGACCACCGCCACCCAGATGCCGGCCACGAACAGGCTCATCACCAGGTCGATCAGCCCGGCGCGGGGGGCGGGGTCGCCGTCGGCGTCGATCTCCCCGAGCGCGTCGATGTCGAACACCACCGCCCGCAGCGGCGGGACCTCCGTCGCGATTGGACGTTCCCGGTCCCACCAGAACGTCCGCGCCTCGCGCCTGGTTCGCATGCTCTCAGCCTGCCCCGCGGGGCCGTGTCGCGCGTCCCCCAATCAGGGGAGAGCGGTGAGGAGTTTTTCCGCGTCCGGCGCCGGGGCCGGCCTTAAGGTATGGCCATGACCGCAGACTCCGGCGGCGCGCCGGTGCGCCTGGTCCTCGTCGACGACCACGAGATGGTCATCGAGGGGCTCAAGGCGATGCTGACCGCGTTCACCGACCGGGTCGAAGTCGTCGGCCACGCGGTCGGCGCCGAACGGGCGGTGGCGGTCATCGCCGAGCTGCAGCCCGACGTGGTGCTCTGCGACGTGCGCATGCAGGGCGCCAGCGGCCTGGACCTGTGCCGTCGGCTGCGCGAGGACGACCCCGACCGCAAGGTGGTGATGCTCTCGGTCTACGACGACGAGCAGTACCTGTTCCAGGCGCTGCGGGTGGGCGCGCGCGGCTATCTGCTCAAAAGCATCAGCAGCGACGACCTGGTGCGCCAGCTCGAGCTCGCCCGCCGCGGGCAGCTGGTCATCGACCCGGGGCTGGCCGCCCGCGCCGCCGACACCGCCGCCCGGCTGCAGCGCGACGAGTTCTGGCCCGGCGCCCGGCAGGGCCTGACCCAGCGGGAGAGCGAGATCTTGTCCTACATGGTGGCGGGGCTGTCCAACCGCGGGATCGCCACCAAGCTGGTGATCGGCGAGGAGACCGTCAAAACCCATTTGCGGGCGATCTACCGCAAGCTGGGGGTCTCCGATCGCACCGGCGCGGTGGCCACCGCGCTGCGAGAAGGCATCTACCAGTGAGCCGGGCCCGG
This sequence is a window from Mycolicibacillus parakoreensis. Protein-coding genes within it:
- a CDS encoding acyl-CoA dehydrogenase family protein — protein: MSSFELDADERVITETAAAFAAKRLAPHALDWDAEGHFPVAELRAAAELGMAALYCREDVGGSGLRRLDAVRIFEQLATADPTVAAFLSIHNMCAWMVDRFGTDEQRSAWVPRLASMEAIASYCLTEPGAGSDAAALSTRAVRDGDHWVLDGVKQFISGAGSSDVYLVMARTGEPAAGPRGISAFLVENGTPGLSFGAQEHKMGWHAQPTAQVVFDGVRVPADALLGGPDQGGGEGAGFGIAMQGLNGGRLNIAACSLGGAQSAYTRTVDYLADRQAFGAALLDEPTIRFTLADMATALETSRLLLWRAADALDADAPDKVTLCAMAKRYVTDACFDVADQALQLHGGYGYLREYGLEKIVRDLRVHRILEGTNEIMRVVIGRAEAARVRTG
- a CDS encoding CoA-acylating methylmalonate-semialdehyde dehydrogenase, with translation MTRQIDHFLDGRASAGTSGRTAEVLNPSTGAVQATVAMANAADVDAAVASAAAAQRGWAATNPQRRARVLMRFVELVNAHVDELAELLSLEHGKTLVDARGDIQRGIEVIEFCVGIPHLLKGEYTEGAGPGIDVYSLRQPLGVVAGITPFNFPAMIPLWKAGPALACGNAFILKPSERDPSVPVRLAELFVQAGLPPGVFQVVHGDKEAVDALLHHRDVAAVGFVGSSDIAQYIYATAAAEGKRAQCFGGAKNHMIVMPDADLDQAVDALIGAGYGSAGERCMAISVAVPVGAETADRLRARLVEKISELRVGHSHDPKADYGPLITAAARDRVRDYIGAGAAAGAELVVDGRDRASTDLQFGDDSLEGGFYLGPTLFDHVTPQMSIYTDEIFGPVVCIVRADDYEEALRLPSEHEYGNGVAIFTRDGDAARDFTARVQTGMVGVNVPIPVPVAYHTFGGWKRSGFGDLNQHGTASIQFYTKVKTVTQRWPSGIKDGAEFHLPTMQ
- a CDS encoding HAD family hydrolase, yielding MRTRREARTFWWDRERPIATEVPPLRAVVFDIDALGEIDADGDPAPRAGLIDLVMSLFVAGIWVAVVSTGRRRRAQTMVRELLGDGLVETLVTGDDLPDGCARRRTEAHRLALWELGIAPEQALAVVGTERGLRSAAQAGLPAVVITADRAPQSTDAAAVRRGYDGDVDDTGPLLAAGCQQLRRRWLTDRGLSAAS
- a CDS encoding response regulator, giving the protein MTADSGGAPVRLVLVDDHEMVIEGLKAMLTAFTDRVEVVGHAVGAERAVAVIAELQPDVVLCDVRMQGASGLDLCRRLREDDPDRKVVMLSVYDDEQYLFQALRVGARGYLLKSISSDDLVRQLELARRGQLVIDPGLAARAADTAARLQRDEFWPGARQGLTQRESEILSYMVAGLSNRGIATKLVIGEETVKTHLRAIYRKLGVSDRTGAVATALREGIYQ
- the mmsB gene encoding 3-hydroxyisobutyrate dehydrogenase; translation: MTQTATVAFLGLGHMGAPMAANLVAAGHVVHGFDPAPAALAAAVERGVVSFDSATAAVAGVEVVITMLPDGAAVRRCYEEILPAVSAQTLLIDSSTISVDDARALHALAGRHGPAQVDAPVSGGVPGAAAGTLAFMIGGQPDAVARARPVLAPMAGKVIHCGASGTGQAAKICNNMVLAVQQAAVAEAFVLAERLGLSAQSLFDVITGATGNCWAAHTNCPVPGPVPSSPANHEFAAGFATALMNKDLGLAMDAVASTGARAPLGRHAADIYAEVAREHPDDDFSVVITTLR
- a CDS encoding LysR family transcriptional regulator, which produces MRLSSRMPELAAFAVLLEVARTGSLSAAGRELGLTQQAVSARLTSLESQTGVQLVVRTARGSTLTAAGAVVAEWADRLLDVAHHVDAGLASLRTESRQRVTVAASLTIAEHLMPRWLVSLRAAATRRGTAVPQVVLTATNSDHVIAAVRDATADLGFIERPGVPAGLRSRVVACDDLVVIVPPEHRWTRRAAGVSAAELARTPLVTREPGSGTRDSLTVALRAELGAARPPADPVLELSSATAVRGAVLAGAGPAVMSRLAVAEDLAVGRLRAVAVAGLDLRRELRAIWLGGRTPPAGAVRDLLAHIAALDTG